The Impatiens glandulifera chromosome 8, dImpGla2.1, whole genome shotgun sequence genome includes a window with the following:
- the LOC124913091 gene encoding GDSL esterase/lipase 6: MAGEININIVTLLLLTVFAKNLFPANGSHNRVQSIFSFGDSLLDAGNNHYKVGCKSQADFPPYGSTFFHHPTGRFTNGRIVVDFISELLEINLQKSYLEAEMEVEIGNKKYYPSNGLNFASASSGVLPWTNGDLGIMSIQDQLKNFHSILHKNKIPKEQVRNSLYFFESGSNDIYGYFLNSNSTIDANTYIQAMLKEVDNFINKIYKLGARKIVVYSLGLVGCVPARVLFPGAPTNIECFEKMNTMAKDYNKGLEILVLNMPKKYHGSIGILADVYTIVEQLRATPEKYGLSNVSHACCGHGTLRGSLQCGKKGYELCKNPNEYLFWDYFHPSEHAYELVTKEIWSGKDAYARPFNLKTLVNKEI; encoded by the exons ATGGCCGGAgaaataaacattaatattgtAACCTTACTCCTCCTCACCGTCTTCGCGAAAAACCTTTTTCCGGCGAACGGTTCACATAACCGGGTTCAATCCATCTTCTCATTTGGGGATTCATTACTTGACGCCGGAAACAACCATTACAAAGTGGGTTGTAAATCTCAGGCCGATTTTCCGCCTTATGGCTCCACCTTTTTCCACCACCCTACTGGCCGGTTCACTAATGGCAGAATCGTCGTAGATTTTATAT CTGAATTATTGGAAATAAATCTACAAAAATCATACCTTGAAGCGGAAATGGAAGTGGAGATtggtaataaaaaatattacccatCAAATGGCCTCAACTTTGCTAGCGCTAGTAGTGGAGTTTTGCCATGGACAAATGGAGATTTG GGAATCATGTCAATCCAGGACCAGCTTAAAAATTTCCATTCCATTTTACACAAAAACAAAATACCCAAGGAGCAAGTAAGAAATTCTCTCTATTTTTTCGAGTCTGGCTCAAACGACATTTATGGATATTTTCTCAACTCGAATTCAACTATCGAcgccaacacttatattcaagCAATGTTAAAAGAAGTTGACAATTTCATCAACAAAATATACAAGTTGGGAGCCCGAAAGATCGTTGTGTATTCTCTCGGCCTTGTTGGTTGTGTCCCAGCTAGGGTTCTATTTCCAGGAGCACCAACCAACATTGAATGCTTTGAAAAGATGAACACGATGGCGAAAGATTATAATAAAGGGTTGGAAATTTTGGTATTGAATATGCCAAAAAAGTATCATGGATCTATTGGTATTCTTGCAGATGTGTATACCATTGTTGAACAATTAAGAGCAACACCTGAAAAATATg GACTTTCGAATGTGTCGCATGCATGTTGTGGTCATGGGACACTTAGAGGATCGTTGCAGTGTGGAAAGAAAGGATATGAATTGTGTAAGAACCCTAATGAGTACTTATTTTGGGATTATTTCCATCCTTCGGAGCATGCTTATGAGCTTGTCACAAAGGAGATATGGAGTGGAAAAGATGCATATGCAAGACCATTCAATTTGAAAACCCTAGTGAACaaagaaatataa
- the LOC124911344 gene encoding sulfhydryl oxidase 2-like isoform X2, whose product MSSVLLLFLSVFLLSYAVPSSPSPVYAGSRSVLRSISRNAGDRPDFAVDLNASNFDSTLKESPATYAIVEFFANWCPACRNYKPHYEKVARLFNGANASHPGIIYMTRVDCALKINVDLCDKFSISHYPMLFWGPPSKFVAGGWKPKEDNNEIQPIDNGRTAALLLGWINKKIGSSYSLDDAKFENENLHSNVSEPGQIARALYDVEEATTTAFDILLEHNMIKSDTRVPLVKFLQVLVAYHPSKRCRKGSADMLVNIDDLLPSDLLSAGKLESVATIGKESLKNFHICGDEVPRGYWMFCRGSKNNTRGFSCGLWVLLHSISVRVDDGESHFVFTSICDFIHNFFICEECRQHFHEMCSSVSTPFKTTRDFSLWLWSTHNKVNSRLMEVEESLGTGDPKFPKTQWPTKQLCPSCYLSSSEKKNDGVQWNEDEVFKFLVNYYGKMLVSLSNDNNSNAKEAILKEKDRKVQERISEDLAVSTSAVVVPVGAALAIALVSCGFGALACFWRQQQKNRKPRRN is encoded by the exons ATGTCTTCTGTTCTGTTGCTGTTTCTTTCTGTGTTTCTCCTGAGCTACGCAGTACCATCATCTCCGTCGCCGGTTTACGCTGGATCTCGGTCAGTTCTCCGGTCCATCAGCCGTAATGCCGGCGATCGACCTGACTTTGCAGTTGATTTAAATGCCAGCAATTTCGATTCCACTCTCAAGGAGTCTCCAGCAACGTACGCCATTGTTGAATTCTTCGCTAACTG GTGTCCTGCTTGTAGAAATTATAAG CCTCATTATGAAAAGGTAGCAAGACTTTTTAATGGAGCCAATGCTAGTCATCCGGGGATCATATATATGACAAGGGTAGACTGTGCACTAAAG ATAAATGTTGATCTTTGTGACAAATTCTCTATAAGTCACTACCCAATGCTCTTCTGGGGCCCTCCTTCAAAGTTTGTCGCTGGTGGTTGGAAACCTAAAGAAGACAACAATGAAATTCAACCAATTGATAATGGTCGAACAGCTGCTCTCTTGCTTGGTTGGATTAATAAGAAAATTGGCAG TTCATATAGTTTGGACGATGCAAAATTCGAGAATGAGAATCTTCATTCCAATGTTTCAGAACCTGGACAG ATCGCCCGTGCTCTGTATGATGTTGAGGAGGCAACCACCACAGCTTTTGACATATTATTGGAGCATAAT ATGATAAAGTCGGACACTCGTGTACCGCTTGTAAAATTCCTTCAAGTCCTGGTTGCTTATCATCCATCAAAGAG GTGTAGGAAAGGAAGTGCAGATATGCTTGTAAACATTGATGACTTATTGCCGTCAGATTTATTGTCGGCTGGCAAACTAGAATCAGTCGCCACTATTGGGAAAGAGTCTTTGAAGAATTTCCATATCTGTGGAGATGAAGTACCACGTGGATATTGG ATGTTTTGTCGTGGAAGCAAGAACAATACGAGGGGCTTCAG TTGTGGGTTATGGGTTCTACTGCATTCAATTTCTGTAAGAGTTGATGATGGAGAAAGTCACTTTGTATTTACATCCATTTGCGATTTCATTCACAACTTCTTCATCTGCGAGGAGTGTCGTCAACATTTCCACGAAATGTGCTCCAG TGTTTCAACTCCCTTCAAGACAACACGAGATTTTTCTCTTTGGCTATGGAGCACGCATAATAAAGTAAACTCAAGACTTATGGAAGTGGAAGAGTCTCTGGGCACTGGCGATCCTAAATTCCCGAAAACACAATGGCCAACAAAACAGCTTTGCCCATCATGTTATCTTTCTTCAagtgaaaagaaaaatgatggtGTTCAATGGAATGAAGATGAAGTGTTCAAATTTTTGGTCAATTATTATGGGAAGATGCTTGTTTCTTTGtctaatgataataatagtaatGCAAAAGAGGCGATATTGAAAGAAAAAGATAGGAAAGTACAGGAAAGGATTTCCGAAGACTTAGCAGTTTCGACAAGTGCTGTTGTTGTTCCTGTTGGTGCTGCTTTAGCCATTGCTTTAGTGAGTTGTGGATTTGGAGCTCTTGCTTGTTTCTGGCGGCAACAACAGAAGAATCGGAA GCCAAGGAGAAACTGA
- the LOC124911344 gene encoding sulfhydryl oxidase 2-like isoform X1: protein MSSVLLLFLSVFLLSYAVPSSPSPVYAGSRSVLRSISRNAGDRPDFAVDLNASNFDSTLKESPATYAIVEFFANWCPACRNYKPHYEKVARLFNGANASHPGIIYMTRVDCALKINVDLCDKFSISHYPMLFWGPPSKFVAGGWKPKEDNNEIQPIDNGRTAALLLGWINKKIGSSYSLDDAKFENENLHSNVSEPGQIARALYDVEEATTTAFDILLEHNMIKSDTRVPLVKFLQVLVAYHPSKRCRKGSADMLVNIDDLLPSDLLSAGKLESVATIGKESLKNFHICGDEVPRGYWMFCRGSKNNTRGFSCGLWVLLHSISVRVDDGESHFVFTSICDFIHNFFICEECRQHFHEMCSSVSTPFKTTRDFSLWLWSTHNKVNSRLMEVEESLGTGDPKFPKTQWPTKQLCPSCYLSSSEKKNDGVQWNEDEVFKFLVNYYGKMLVSLSNDNNSNAKEAILKEKDRKVQERISEDLAVSTSAVVVPVGAALAIALVSCGFGALACFWRQQQKNRKYFHHSLKKI from the exons ATGTCTTCTGTTCTGTTGCTGTTTCTTTCTGTGTTTCTCCTGAGCTACGCAGTACCATCATCTCCGTCGCCGGTTTACGCTGGATCTCGGTCAGTTCTCCGGTCCATCAGCCGTAATGCCGGCGATCGACCTGACTTTGCAGTTGATTTAAATGCCAGCAATTTCGATTCCACTCTCAAGGAGTCTCCAGCAACGTACGCCATTGTTGAATTCTTCGCTAACTG GTGTCCTGCTTGTAGAAATTATAAG CCTCATTATGAAAAGGTAGCAAGACTTTTTAATGGAGCCAATGCTAGTCATCCGGGGATCATATATATGACAAGGGTAGACTGTGCACTAAAG ATAAATGTTGATCTTTGTGACAAATTCTCTATAAGTCACTACCCAATGCTCTTCTGGGGCCCTCCTTCAAAGTTTGTCGCTGGTGGTTGGAAACCTAAAGAAGACAACAATGAAATTCAACCAATTGATAATGGTCGAACAGCTGCTCTCTTGCTTGGTTGGATTAATAAGAAAATTGGCAG TTCATATAGTTTGGACGATGCAAAATTCGAGAATGAGAATCTTCATTCCAATGTTTCAGAACCTGGACAG ATCGCCCGTGCTCTGTATGATGTTGAGGAGGCAACCACCACAGCTTTTGACATATTATTGGAGCATAAT ATGATAAAGTCGGACACTCGTGTACCGCTTGTAAAATTCCTTCAAGTCCTGGTTGCTTATCATCCATCAAAGAG GTGTAGGAAAGGAAGTGCAGATATGCTTGTAAACATTGATGACTTATTGCCGTCAGATTTATTGTCGGCTGGCAAACTAGAATCAGTCGCCACTATTGGGAAAGAGTCTTTGAAGAATTTCCATATCTGTGGAGATGAAGTACCACGTGGATATTGG ATGTTTTGTCGTGGAAGCAAGAACAATACGAGGGGCTTCAG TTGTGGGTTATGGGTTCTACTGCATTCAATTTCTGTAAGAGTTGATGATGGAGAAAGTCACTTTGTATTTACATCCATTTGCGATTTCATTCACAACTTCTTCATCTGCGAGGAGTGTCGTCAACATTTCCACGAAATGTGCTCCAG TGTTTCAACTCCCTTCAAGACAACACGAGATTTTTCTCTTTGGCTATGGAGCACGCATAATAAAGTAAACTCAAGACTTATGGAAGTGGAAGAGTCTCTGGGCACTGGCGATCCTAAATTCCCGAAAACACAATGGCCAACAAAACAGCTTTGCCCATCATGTTATCTTTCTTCAagtgaaaagaaaaatgatggtGTTCAATGGAATGAAGATGAAGTGTTCAAATTTTTGGTCAATTATTATGGGAAGATGCTTGTTTCTTTGtctaatgataataatagtaatGCAAAAGAGGCGATATTGAAAGAAAAAGATAGGAAAGTACAGGAAAGGATTTCCGAAGACTTAGCAGTTTCGACAAGTGCTGTTGTTGTTCCTGTTGGTGCTGCTTTAGCCATTGCTTTAGTGAGTTGTGGATTTGGAGCTCTTGCTTGTTTCTGGCGGCAACAACAGAAGAATCGGAAGTATTTTCATCACtctttaaagaaaatataa